One part of the Prunus persica cultivar Lovell chromosome G5, Prunus_persica_NCBIv2, whole genome shotgun sequence genome encodes these proteins:
- the LOC18777110 gene encoding LOW QUALITY PROTEIN: protein STICHEL-like 2 (The sequence of the model RefSeq protein was modified relative to this genomic sequence to represent the inferred CDS: inserted 2 bases in 2 codons) encodes MMDGRRHSVDLPISKTLVALRRVRSLRDPSTNSMSKFSAPLENVNWETNSSNDISMRFTNTFQEGGSDQHRSLRPKNLGFYRHRGDFLDDFELDCDLEKSRLILHENSEWVGSTGSRPIRSKQAEEFDFSESDKEEVCGNKSLSDRYCSSQMDTGLVLTRVNTLEDVDYEADVRSSYLERTDQITSKRKSQCNNRVNSCGEVGEVTSEVGSPCPSASDAISSHSASLFANEAVDAVDCNRPSCEVSCCWSRTPRFREANRSLDVDEYPLLYKNVDESVLYEQRSLKHIGNKTNPLSENPRSLSQKFRPNFFNELVGQNLVARSLLGAISRGRITSVYMFHGPRGTGKTSASRIFAAALNCLSHEEHRPCGLCCECVSFFSGRSRDIKEVDSVRINRRDRVRSLIKNAAIPPVSSRFKVFIIDECHLMRGETWATVLNSIDNLSQHVVFVMITPDIDKLPRSAVSRSQRYHFPKLKDADVAKKLGKICVEEGLEFDQGALGFIASNSNGSLRDAEMMLDQLSLLGKKITMAQAYEFIGVVSDDELLGLLDLALSSDTSSTVIRARELMRSRVDPMQLISQLANLVMDILAGKCQDGASEVQKRFSSRHTSEVDLQKLSHALKIFSETEKQLRVSKNQMTWLTAALLQLSSVESSSLDGNDTKLCLRSTQDRGESFKTLVTCSCNVDIPDKLGMQKDSDGKLESIWKRATDSCQSNSLKNFLKKQGKLSSLLVSQGLAIAELEFCHPDYVSKAEKSWKIIASSLQSIFGCNVEVRINLVPCASDSKYAKVKKPSFRLFSCSRRIQQKSQSSTGRGSDSDYSEYTSEKPXISNRPILHCXSDCAYQMPHNCRDRMVVVSTLRNSEGNILSTRTASSRRSFEDDTSKAPGLMVDSSKEEDSNHESQVLSSEEPEHQPNCFPRTMRLQKKLHSSDASQMTFCTKLQNRFAPSRTSFETCLVGNDSYVFCSGSCSNIDSYKDEDALKENSGLLCWRTPTLPLGKAWQLRHQRQNSHPGCWVLPCATAK; translated from the exons ATGATGGATGGGCGGCGGCATTCTGTTGATCTTCCTATTTCTAAAACTCTTGTGGCACTGAGGAGGGTGAGGTCTCTAAGGGATCCATCAACTAATTCTATGAGCAAATTCTCTGCTCCACTTGAGAATGTAAATTGGGAAACAAATTCAAGTAATGACATTTCAATGCGATTCACGAATACTTTCCAAGAAGGTGGCTCTGACCAACATCGTTCTTTGAGACCAAAGAATTTGGGTTTCTACAGACACAGAGGAGATTTCTTAGATGATTTTGAGCTAGATTGTGATTTGGAAAAATCTAGGTTGATCTTGCATGAGAATTCAGAGTGGGTTGGAAGCACAGGGAGTCGTCCTATTAGGAGCAAACAGGCtgaagaatttgatttttcagaATCAGATAAGGAAGAGGTTTGTGGAAATAAATCACTCAGTGATAGATACTGCAGTAGTCAAATGGATACAGGATTGGTCTTGACACGTGTCAATACTTTGGAGGATGTGGATTATGAAGCAGATGTCAGATCATCATATTTAGAAAGAACAGATCAGATTACATCAAAGCGAAAATCACAGTGCAACAATCGTGTAAATTCATGTGGGGAAGTTGGTGAGGTTACAAGTGAAGTAGGCAGTCCATGCCCCTCAGCTAGTGATGCTATATCAAGCCATAGTGCATCTTTATTTGCAAATGAAGCGGTTGATGCTGTAGATTGCAATCGTCCTAGTTGTGAGGTCAGCTGCTGCTGGTCAAGAACCCCTAGATTCAGAGAAGCTAACCGTTCTTTGGATGTAGATGAATATCCTTTGTTATACAAGAATGTAGATGAGAGTGTACTTTATGAGCAGAGGAGCTTGAAACACATTGGTAATAAAACTAACCCACTATCAGAAAATCCTAGGAGTCTGAGTCAGAAATTCaggccaaatttttttaatgaattggTGGGACAAAATTTAGTAGCGAGGTCTCTTTTGGGTGCTATCTCTAGAGGAAGAATAACCTCAGTCTATATGTTCCATGGCCCGCGTGGTACAGGAAAGACATCTGCCTCAAGGATTTTTGCTGCGGCACTAAATTGCCTTTCACATGAGGAGCATAGGCCATGTGGTCTCTGCTGTGAATgtgtttccttcttttctggAAGGAGTAGAGACATTAAGGAAGTAGATTCTGTGAGAATCAATCGAAGAGACAGGGTTAGATCCCTTATTAAGAATGCAGCTATACCTCCAGTTTCGTCACGTTTTAAGGTTTTCATTATTGATGAGTGCCACTTGATGCGTGGGGAAACATGGGCGACTGTTTTGAATAGCATAGATAACCTTTCTCAACATGTTGTCTTCGTGATGATCACTCCTGACATCGATAAGCTTCCACGAAGTGCAGTGTCACGGTCTCAAAGATATCACTTTCCAAAGCTTAAAGATGCTGATGttgcaaaaaaattagggaaaatCTGTGTTGAAGAGGGTCTTGAATTTGATCAAGGTGCTTTAGGCTTCATTGCTTCCAATTCAAATGGTTCTCTTAGGGATGCAGAGATGATGCTTGATCAGCTAAGTTTGCTTGGTAAAAAAATCACAATGGCCCAGGCATACGAATTT ATTGGAGTTGTCTCCGATGATGAATTACTTGGTTTGCTTGATCTGGCATTATCATCTGACACATCTAGTACAGTAATAAGGGCCAGGGAGTTGATGAGATCCCGGGTTGATCCCATGCAACTCATATCGCAGCTGGCAAATCTTGTTATGGATATTCTAGCTGGTAAATGTCAGGATGGTGCTTCTGAAGTCCAGAAAAGGTTCTCTAGCAGGCATACAT CTGAGGTGGACTTGCAGAAACTGAGTCATGCTTTGAAAATATTCTCTGAAACTGAGAAGCAATTAAGGGTGTCCAAAAATCAAATGACATGGCTTACTGCAGCTCTGCTGCAGCTAAGCTCTGTGGAGTCTTCTTCCTTGGATGGTAATGATACAAAGTTGTGTTTGAGAAGTACGCAAGACAGAG GGGAGAGCTTCAAGACCCTTGTCACTTGTTCATGCAATGTCGATATACCGGACAAGTTGGGAATGCAGAAGGATAGTGATGGAAAGTTGGAATCcatatggaagagagctacaGATTCATGCCAATCCAATTCACTCAAGAATTTTCTGAAGAAACAAGGAAAATTATCTTCCTTGCTTGTTAGCCAAG GTTTAGCAATTGCTGAATTGGAATTCTGCCATCCTGATTATGTATCTAAGGCTGAGAAGTCATGGAAGATCATTGCCAGTTCACTTCAATCTATATTTGGTTGTAATGTGGAGGTCAGGATCAATCTTGTACCTTGTGCTTCTGATTCTAAGTATGCAAAAGTGAAGAAGCCATCTTTTAGGTTGTTCAGCTGTTCCCGCAGAATACAGCAGAAGTCACAATCATCTACTGGACGTGGAAGTGATTCAGACTATTCTGAGTACACATCTGAAAAGC ATATAAGTAACAGACCTATTTTACATT CCTCTGATTGTGCCTATCAAATGCCACATAACTGCCGTGACAGAATGGTGGTTGTAAGTACCTTGAGAAATAGTGAAGGAAATATACTCAGCACAAGGACTGCCTCATCCCGTAGATCATTTGAAGATGATACATCAAAGGCACCCGGGTTAATGGTTGATTCTTCGAAGGAAGAGGATAGCAACCATGAAAGCCAGGTTTTATCGTCTGAAGAACCTGAACATCAACCAAACTGTTTCCCTAGGACTATGAGGCTTCAGAAGAAGTTGCATTCATCAGATGCTTCCCAGATGACATTTTGCACCAAACTACAGAACAGGTTTGCGCCAAGCAGGACATCTTTTGAAACATGTCTTGTGGGAAATGATTCATATGTCTTCTGCAGTGGCTCTTGTAGCAACATTGACAGCTATAAAGATGAGGATGC ATTGAAGGAAAACTCAGGTTTGCTTTGTTGGAGAACCCCTACCCTTCCCTTGGGAAAG GCTTGGCAGCTGAGGCATCAACGACAAAATTCACACCCTGGTTGTTGGGTCCTTCCCTGTGCGACTGCTAAGTAG
- the LOC18775676 gene encoding protein ABHD17B, whose amino-acid sequence MGGVTSSMAAKFAFFPPNPPSYKVVKDEATGLLLMDPLPHRENVDVLKFPTRRGNEIVAVYIRHPMATSTLLYSHGNATDIGQMYELFIELSIHLRVNLMGYDYSGYGQSSGKPSEHNTYADIEAAYKCLEERYGAKQEDIILYGQSVGSGPTVDLAARLPRLRAIVLHSPILSGLRVMYPVKRTYWFDIYKNIDKIPLVKCPVLVIHGTADEVVDCSHGKQLWVLCQEKYEPLWLKGGSHCNLELYPEYLRHLNKFISTVEKSASRRISSRKSTDHRKSTDRIELPRRSVDFFEAPRKSTDRREKSRKSTDRPEKLKFSEYKFNNVDKVDKFRISADQIERSRRSVEYHHEKSRRSIDHQLEKARKSVDWLDRIRAG is encoded by the exons atgggtgGGGTTACTTCATCCATGGCTGCAAAGTTTGCCTTTTTCCCACCCAACCCACCATCCTACAAGGTAGTTAAAGACGAAGCCACTGGTCTCTTGCTCATGGACCCTCTTCCTCATCGTGAAAACGTCGACGTTTTGAAGTTTCCCACTCGCCGCGGCAATGAGATCGTGGCCGTTTATATACGCCACCCAATGGCCACCTCTACCCTGCTGTACTCTCATGGCAACGCCACTGATATCGGTCAAATGTACGAGCTTTTCATCGAATTGAGCATTCACCTCCGCGTCAATCTCATGGG GTATGATTACTCTGGCTATGGACAGTCATCAGGCAAG CCAAGTGAACATAATACTTATGCAGATATTGAAGCTGCATATAAGTGTCTTGAAGAGAGGTATGGGGCTAAGCAGGAAGACATAATCCTCTATGGTCAGTCTGTTGGAAGCGGTCCTACTGTTGATCTTGCTGCCCGTTTGCCTCGACTGAGAGCAATTGTTTTGCATAGCCCTATATTATCAGGTTTAAGAGTCATGTATCCTGTGAAACGCACGTACTGGTTTGATATCTATAAG AACATTGATAAAATCCCTCTGGTGAAATGTCCTGTGCTGGTAATACAT GGAACAGCTGATGAAGTTGTCGACTGCTCACACGGCAAGCAACTTTGGGTACTGTGTCAAGAGAAATATGAACCTCTATGGCTAAAAGGCGGAAGTCACTGTAATTTGGAACTGTATCCAGAATATCTTAGACATCTCAATAAGTTCATATCAACTGTTGAAAAATCAGCTTCGCGAAGGATTAGTTCTAGAAAAAGCACAGACCATAGGAAAAGCACGGACCGCATCGAACTTCCTAGGAGGagtgttgatttttttgaggCTCCAAGGAAGAGTACTGATCGGAGAGAGAAATCAAGGAAGAGCACTGATAGACCCGAAAAGCTGAAATTTAGTGAATACAAGTTTAATAACGTTGACAAGGTAGATAAGTTTAGGATCTCTGCTGACCAGATAGAGAGGTCACGAAGAAGCGTGGAATACCATCACGAGAAATCTAGGAGAAGCATTGACCATCAGCTAGAAAAAGCGCGGAAGAGCGTTGACTGGCTGGACAGAATTCGAGCTGGGTAA
- the LOC18776861 gene encoding autophagy-related protein 16 — protein sequence MSQEEIAREAIKHALKALRKRHLLEEGAHAPAFIALARPIAHQGSEWKEKAESLELELQQCYKAQSRLSEQLVVEVAESRASKASLQEKEAAVADLQKELTEKRDECSQLTVDLEEKIKALELVVSENKEIRAQLEEMSIRAKNAEAESKVLIDRWMLEKMKDAERLNEANALYEDMIERLRASGLEKLARQQVDGVVRQSEEGAEYFVESTIPSACKSRIHAHEGGCASILFEYNSGKLITGGQDGSIKMWDTNTGALNHTLHGCIGSVLDITITHDNRSIIAASSSNKLYAWDVSSGRVRHTLTGHMDKVCAVDVSNSSRHVVSAAYDRTIKVWDLQKGYCTNTIIFPKNCNALCFSMDGQTICSGHVDGNLRLWDIEKGKLLSEVAAHSNAVTSISLSRNGNVVLTSGRDNVHNLFDMRSLEVCGTLRATGNRVASNWSRSCISPDDNYVAAGSADGSVYIWSISKADIVSTLKEHTASVLCCSWSGHGKPLASADKNGIVCTWA from the exons AT GTCACAGGAGGAGATAGCAAGGGAAGCGATAAAGCACGCACTGAAGGCTCTTCGGAAGCGGCATTTGCTCGAAGAAGGTGCTCATGCTCCGGCTTTTATCGCTCTTGCGAGGCCAATTGCTCATCAG GGCTCAGAATGGAAGGAGAAAGCAGAGAGTTTGGAACTCGAACTTCAGCAATGTTACAAAGCTCAATCTCGATTGTCCGAGCAACTTGTGGTGGAAGTAGCAGAGTCCAGAGCTTCAAAAGCTTCACTTCAAGAGAAAGAAGCAGCAGTGGCTGATCTCCAAAAGGAGTTAACAGAAAAAAG GGATGAATGCTCTCAATTAACGGTTGACTTAGAAGAGAAGATTAAAGCCTTAGAATTGGTTGTGAGTGAGAACAAGGAAATAAGAGCGCAGCTTGAAGAAATGTCTATTAGAGCTAAGAATGCTGAGGCTGAAAGTAAGGTGTTAATTGACCGCTGGATGTTGGAAAAGATGAAGGATGCTGAACGCCTTAACGAG gCAAATGCACTCTATGAAGATATGATTGAGCGGCTCAGGGCCAGTGGTCTGGAAAAACTTGCTAGGCAGCAAGTAGATGGTGTGGTCCGCCAAAGTGAAGAAGGTGCTGAGTACTTTGTGGAGTCAACAATTCCCTCTGCATGCAAGAGCAGGATCCATGCCCATGAAGGTGGCTGTGCTTCCATATTATTTGAGTACAATTCTGGCAAATTGATTACTGGAGGACAGGATGGGTCCATCAAAATGTGGGATACAAACACTGGGGCACTAAATCATACACTTCATGGTTGCATTGGTTCCGTTCTTGATATTACCATTACCCATGATAATAGATCTATCATTGCAGCAAGCAGCTCAAACAAATTGTATGCCTGGGATGTTAGCTCGGGGAGGGTTCGCCATACTCTCACTGGCCACATGGATAAAGTATGTGCTGTAGATGTTAGCAATTCAAGTCGTCATGTTGTGAGTGCAGCCTATGATCGTACCATAAAAGTATGGGATTTGCAGAAAGGTTACTGCACCAACACAATTATTTTCCCCAAAAACTGCAATGCTCTTTGCTTCAGCATGGATGGACAAACCATATGTTCTGGGCACGTTGATGGAAACCTTCGCTTGTGGGATATTGAGAAGGGAAAGCTACTCAGTGAAGTAGCTGCACATTCAAATGCTGTTACATCCATATCTTTGTCCCGAAATGGCAACGTTGTTTTGACAAGTGGGAGAGACAACGTGCATAATTTGTTTGATATGCGGTCTCTGGAAGTCTGCGGCACATTAAGAGCCACAGGAAACAGAGTGGCGTCTAACTGGAGCCGGTCCTGTATCAGTCCAGACGACAATTATGTTGCCGCTGGATCTGCCGATGGTTCTGTGTATATTTGGTCAATCTCTAAGGCCGACATTGTGAGCACTCTGAAGGAACACACTGCATCTGTGCTGTGTTGTTCATGGAGTGGGCATGGAAAACCTCTAGCTTCTGCGGACAAGAACGGCATTGTTTGCACTTGGGCGTGA
- the LOC18776737 gene encoding uncharacterized protein LOC18776737, whose translation MVKVATYFAMTLGAFVFWQSMDKVHVWIALHQDEKQERLERELEIKRVREELLQQAKQRETQA comes from the exons ATGGTGAAGGTAGCAACCTACTTTGCTATGACTTTGGGAGCTTTTGTGTTCTGGCAATCCATGGATAAAGTCCACGTCTGGATCGCTCTCCATCAGGACGAAAAG CAAGAAAGACTGGAAAGGGAATTGGAAATTAAGAGGGTTAGAGAAGAGCTGCTGCAGCAAGCCAAACAAAGGGAGACTCAAGCATGA
- the LOC18776662 gene encoding vignain: protein MTKFIWVALALSLALVVGVAQSFDFHEKDLASEDSLWDLYERWRSHHTVSRSIDEKHKRFNVFKENVKHVHNTNKGDKPYKLKLNKFADMTNHEFRSVYAGSKVKHHRMLQGEQRGDGGFRYENVDSVPPSVDWRKKGAVTPVKDQGQCGSCWAFSTVVAVEGINQIKTNKLVSLSEQELVDCDTEQNQGCNGGLMELAFEFIKRKGGLTTETNYPYRAEDSTCNVAKENAPVVSIDGHESVPANNEDALLKAAANQPISVAIDAGGSDFQFYSEGVFTGQCGTELDHGVAVVGYGATLDGTKYWIVKNSWGPEWGEKGYIRMERGVSAKEGLCGIAVEASYPVKNSSTNPKGSLTSYLKDEL, encoded by the exons ATGACTAAGTTTATTTGGGTTGCTCTTGCTCTGTCACTTGCTTTGGTTGTTGGGGTTGCTCAGAGTTTCGACTTCCACGAGAAGGACTTGGCCTCTGAGGACAGCCTGTGGGATTTGTATGAGAGGTGGAGGAGCCATCACACGGTTTCCAGGAGCATTGATGAGAAGCACAAGCGGTTCAATGTATTCAAAGAGAATGTCAAGCATGTCCACAACACTAACAAAGGAGATAAGCCTTACAAGCTGAAGCTGAACAAGTTTGCTGACATGACCAACCATGAGTTCAGGAGCGTTTACGCCGGTTCAAAGGTTAAGCATCATAGGATGCTCCAGGGGGAGCAGCGCGGTGATGGGGGCTTTAGGTATGAAAATGTTGACAGTGTCCCACCCTCTGTTGATTGGAGAAAGAAAGGTGCCGTCACTCCTGTTAAGGATCAAGGCCAGTGTG GTAGTTGCTGGGCATTTTCAACAGTTGTAGCTGTTGAGGGCATTAATCAAATTAAGACCAATAAGCTGGTTTCATTGTCTGAGCAAGAGTTGGTTGACTGTGACACTGAACAAAATCAAGGATGCAATGGAGGGCTAATGGAATTGGCATTTGAGTTCATCAAACGAAAAGGTGGCCTAACAACAGAGACTAATTACCCTTACCGAGCAGAAGATTCAACATGTAATGTTGCAAAG GAAAATGCTCCAGTAGTGTCAATTGATGGTCATGAGAGTGTGCCTGCAAATAACGAGGATGCATTGCTCAAAGCAGCTGCAAACCAACCTATTTCTGTTGCCATAGATGCGGGAGGTTCTGATTTTCAATTCTACTCTGAG GGGGTATTTACTGGACAATGTGGCACAGAGCTTGATCATGGAGTTGCAGTTGTTGGCTATGGAGCAACACTAGATGGAACCAAGTATTGGATAGTGAAGAACTCCTGGGGCCCTGAGTGGGGAGAGAAGGGTTACATAAGGATGGAGCGTGGCGTCTCTGCGAAAGAGGGGCTCTGTGGAATAGCAGTGGAGGCTTCATATCCCGTCAAGAACTCTTCCACCAACCCTAAAGGATCACTTACCTCCTATCTTAAGGATGAACTCTAA
- the LOC18776143 gene encoding peptide methionine sulfoxide reductase yields the protein MAATSEKTGPANPALLPDLDAPDNPGHEFAQFGSGCFWGAELRFQRVVGVVKTEVGYSQGHVEDPNYKLVCSGTTNHAEVVRVQFDPEVCPYTDLLSVFWARHDPTTLNRQGGDVGTQYRSGIYYYNENQARLAQKSKEAKQVELKDKKVVTEILPAKRFYRAEEYHQQYLEKGGGQGNKQSAEKGCTDPIRCYG from the exons ATGGCCGCTACTTCAGAAAAGACGGGACCCGCCAACCCTGCTCTGTTACCGGACCTCGATGCTCCGGACAATCCGGGTCACGAGTTCGCTCAATTCGGATCCGGGTGCTTCTGGGGAGCGGAGCTGAGGTTCCAGCGAGTGGTCGGGGTGGTCAAGACCGAAGTCGGCTACTCCCAGGGCCACGTGGAGGATCCGAATTACAAATTGGTTTGCTCCGGAACCACCAACCACGCGGAGGTGGTTCGGGTCCAGTTTGACCCGGAAGTCTGCCCTTACACTGATCTGCTCTCTGTCTTTTGGGCTCGTCATGATCCAACGACGCTCAATCGCCAG GGTGGTGATGTTGGTACACAATATCGATCTGGAATATATTACTACAATGAAAACCAGGCTCGTCTGGCCCAGAAATCAAAGGAGGCAAAGCAAGTGGAGTTGAAGGATAAGAAGGTGGTGACTGAGATTCTGCCAGCAAAGAGGTTTTACAGGGCAGAGGAGTATCATCAGCAATATCTGGAAAAGGGAGGAGGTCAAGGCAACAAACAATCTGCTGAAAAGGGTTGCACGGATCCTATTAGGTGCTATGGTTGA